The genomic DNA ACCGGTTGCCGCGTAGAAGGCGTTGCCTTTGGCGAATCCACAAGCACACGACTGATTGAAACGCTTAATGATTTTCTCAATCTTTCTTCCGACAAAAAACGTTTTTTGATCTAAAAAATACCGCTCTCTTGCATTTTTACGTTTTTTGTTCTATACTGGTCAAACAATGGTAATTATTAAACAAGTGAATACTTGCCCACATATTTGTGGATAAGCGGAGAAAATGTCTTAATTTTCCCCGATACGCTTTCTTAATAATTTCCCTTTGTGGAAATTTTTTGCATCTCTCGTAAATTATTAACAATCCACTATGAGATGCGTGGATTATGGATCAACACCAATGTATGTGTTTGACCCACAAATGAACCTTTATGGCAAAGACTGATGAACTGTTAGACAAGATCGTAGAAGAAGTCAAGGCAAGTAGCAAAGCAAAAGCAGAAGCTGCTGCCCAAGTAAAAATTGAGAAATCAAACCCCCAACCAGAGCCAATTGTGGATGATATGGCTACTCTTTTGGACACCGACACAATAAAAGTGCCTCACGTGGGCGATGTAGTCGAGGCAACTGTTATTGATATTTCTGCAAGCGTGGTGTTATTGGACATTGGCCCGATTGGTACAGGCATGGTAATTGGTCGCGAAGCAAAGAGCGGTCTTTCTGCTGATGAAAAATTGCGCCCAGGAAGCACGGTACAAGCAACAGTTGTTGACTTGGACAATGATGAGGGCTATATCGAATTATCGATCCGTGAAGCTTCTTACGAACGTGCATGGGATGATCTTCGAGAAAAAATGGAAAACAAAGAAACGATCATGGTCAAGATGCTCGATGCAAACAAAGGTGGTCTCATGGTAGAGGTCAATGGTGTCGTGGGATTCCTTCCTGTATCACAATTGTCAAGCAAAAACTATCCACGCGTAGAAGATGGCGATAAAAATAAAATTCTTGATTTGCTCAAACGATTGGTAAGCCAAGAACTGCCTGTGCGCATCATCGATATCAATCAAGAAGAGGAAAAATTGATCGTTTCAGAAAAAGCCGCCCTCAGCGATCGTGAGCGCAAAGCAATCTCCGGATTACACGTAGGTGACACGATCACTGGTGAAGTGAGTGGTGTTGTCGATTTTGGTGCATTTGTCAAATTTGTTCCGGCTGGCGCTGATCTTGCAGACGAAGATGCTCGACTAGAAGGATTGATCCATATCAGCGAGCTTGCATGGCAATTGATCGACAATCCGCGTGAAGTGATCAAGGTGGGTGATCGAACAGAAGCAAAGATCATCGGCATTGATGATACACGCATTTCACTTTCAATCAAAGCACTCAAAGAAGACCCCTGGACTAAAATCACTGAAAAATACACTGTGGGACAGATCTACAAAGGAAAGGTTGACAAGATCAATCATTTCGGTGCATTTGTTTATCTCGATAACGATATTCACGGTCTTGCACATGTAAGCGAGTTTCAAGAAATGTACCCGGGCAAAAAACTCGATGAGAAGATTGCCCTAAAAGAGGAATTCATGTGGAAAATCCTATCAATTGAACCGAAAGAGCATCGCATGGGACTTGTACTCATCGATGAAAAAAAGATGAAGGAGCTGGAGTCAAAAGCTGATGCGCCAAAAGAAGAGGTTGCACCAAAAAAATAGTCTCAATGCGCCCGGAAATGTTTCCGGGCGCTTTTGTTTCATAGATAATACATTTAATTATACGAATATATGATTATCACGATCACAGGAGATCCCGGCTCCGGCAAAAGCACGATTGGCAAAAAATTAGAACGGGATCTCGGTTACAAAAGATATTATATGGGCCAAATTCGTCGCGACGCGGCAAAAAAGAAAGGGATGACATTGGAAGAATATAATGCATATGGCGAAGAGCATCCCGAGACAGACCACGACGTGGACGCCTACCAGAAAAAGCTTGGCGATACAGAAGATAATTTTATCATCGAGGGTCGCACAAGTTGGTTTTTGATCCCACAATCCGTCAAAATTTATATCAAAGTAGATCCATTGGAGGGGGCTCGACGCATTTTTTCCGATCTATCGATCAATCACGGTCGCAACGAAGGATCTAACCTCAAAAGCGTAGAGGATGTTTTGGCAAGTAATAATAAAAGAACACGAAGCGATGACGCCCGTTACAAAAAATACTATAACAAGGACTGCTTTGATCTCAAAAATTATGATTTTGTCCTCGATACAACACACTTGACGCCGGATGAAGCCTATGAAAAAATCCGTCAATATATTATCTCCCGCACATAAATTTTTCTTTATGAAGAATCTCGTCAAACACGTGCAAAACATGAATGCGCTGCATCATATGTGGGTAGATTTTGACACGATCATTTTGGGTGTATCTGGCGGTCCAGACAGTATGTGTTTATTGGATGTCATGATAAAAATTGCAAAAAAAGAACAATTGACACTAATCGTTGCACATATAAACTATGGCCTACGTGACAATGACTCACAACGAGATCAGCAATTGGTAGAATCTGTTGCGCATGAACACGGACTGCCATGTGAAACTCTGATCGTTGATCATATGACGCAAAGCAATGAGGAATTATGGCGAAATATCAGATACAACTATTTTGAAAAATTACGTATTAAATATAGCGCGCAATGCATTATGGTAGCGCATAATAAAAATGATCAGGCAGAGACATTTCTTCTCCATCTATTGCGCGGTAGTGGCTTGGGAGGGTTGGTGGGCATGAGATTTGTCTCACCAAACTATGTGATACGACCACTTCTCTCTGTATCGCGCGACATAATCATTACATATTGCAAAAAAAACAATGTGATGTACAACATAGATCATACAAACAGTAATCCCACATTTGCACGAAATCGCATTCGTACACGACTGATTCCCTATTTGCAAAAGAACTATAATCCCCAAATCGTTTCCGTGTTGGCACGTACAGCAGAAATGATCGCTGAAGATATAAAAGCATTGGATACACTCGTTACTGTTTTTTGGAAGACAAACCAAGAAAAAAACACGATTAGATTTGAAACCAAAGACTTCACCCATATTAACACAGCCTTACAAAGACATTGTTTGATGTTAATGATCAGATCATTATGTGGTACTACAAAAAATATCGAAAAAGGTTTGATCGATGAATTGCGTAAATTGATTTTGAGCACAAAAAACAAAAATCAGACCTTTTCTGGAAAAGACTTGAAAATGCATCGAAAAGGTGATACAGTGATATTTACTTGTTGTAAGTCGTGATTTTATATTCGAGACAAACACAGGATATCATCATTTAAACTAAATTCAATGGAAAAAATATTCAAAAATTCTTCTCTGATCATTATTATTTTACTCATAATACTCATGTTTTTTGCCCTTTCAACCGGCAAAAAAGAGTCCATCGAAAAGATTGCAATTACACAACTGTCTCAACAGATCAACGAAGATAAAGTTAAGACAATTACAGTAAAATCCGATGGCAATATACGCATCGAATTACGTGACGGCACAAAACAAGAGACAAACAAAGAGCCGGATGCGAGCCTCACGGAAACCTTGCGCAATTTTGGTGTTGATGAAACCAGACTCTCTTCCGTACCAATCACTGTGGAGGTACGGTCCGGTGCGTCTTTTTGGGCAACAATTCTCATTCCATCAGTGTTGCCAATTCTTATTATCGGCGGATTGATCTTCTTTATGATGCGACAGGCAATGCGTGGCAACAACCAAGCAATGATGTTTGGCACATCTCGTGCCCGCATGATCGATCCCAAAGATAAAAAAAATCGCACACAATTCAAAGATGTTGCCGGCAATAAAGAGGCAAAAGATGAATTGATCGAAATCGTTGATTTTTTAAAAGAACCCAAAAAATTTCGTGCTCTTGGCGCAAAAATTCCCAAAGGCGTTCTCCTTCTCGGTCGTCCCGGCACAGGAAAAACACTCCTCGCCCGCGCTGTAGCAGGTGAAGCAGGTGTTCCTTTCTTTTCAATCAGTGGATCGGAATTTGTAGAAATGTTTGTTGGTGTTGGCGCATCACGCGTACGTGACTTATTCAAACAAGCAAAAAAACAATCCCCTTCCATCGTTTTCATTGATGAAATTGATGCTGTAGGGAGACAGCGTGGTACAGGTCTCGGTGGCGGACATGACGAACGCGAACAAACACTCAATCAGATCCTTGTAGAGATGGACGGTTTTGATAATCAGACCAATGTGATCGTCGTTGCCGCAACGAACCGACCGGATGTACTGGATCCAGCACTGCTCAGACCGGGACGTTTTGACCGTCGTGTAACAGTTGAACTCCCCGACATCATTGATCGTAAAGCGATCCTCGCTATTCATGCGAAGGACAAAAAAACAAACCCCGATGTAGACTTGGAGCGCATTGCGCAACGCACTCCAGGGTTTTCCGGTGCAGACTTGATGAATTTGATGAATGAGGGTGCCCTTCTTGCAGGACGTCGTAATAAGAAAAGTGTTGAGATGATCGACATCGTTGATTCAATTGAAAAAGTCCTCCTCGGTCCCGCACATAAAAATAACCGCATGGATGAGAAGGAAAAAGAAATCGTTGCCTATCATGAAGCCGGTCATGCTTTGGTCGGCGCAAGTCTAGAAAACACCGACCCTGTACACAAAGTATCAATTATTTCTCGCGGTAGCGCTGGTGGATATACACTTTCCGTACCGGACAGAGATAAGAGCTTGCATTCACGCGCATATTTCATGGACGAATTATCTGTTTTTCTCGGTGGCTATGTTGCGGAGGAATTAGTATTTAAAGATGTAACAACAGGACCATCTAACGATCTCAAGCGCGCAACAAAAATGGCACGCAGCATTGTCACGCAATTTGGCATGAGCGAATTGGGCGTGCGCACATTTGGAAAGAACGAGGATCTTATCTTCTTGGGGCGTGAGGTAACGGAAGAGCGAGATTACTCCGATAAAACTGCAGAAACAATTGACATTGTCGTAGCAAAAATTCTCGCAAAAGCAAAAGCGACAGCTGAAAAAATTCTCATCGACAAACGTGATATATTAGACATCATTGCAAAACGCCTCTTGGAGAGAGAGACGATCGAAAAAGAAGAATTTGAAGCAATTATTGCAGGGAAAAAACCATCAGAAGATCTACCTAAAGAACATATTCAAACGGTGTAGCTATTTGATGTGTGCATGAAGACACACATCAATAAAGGACGGCTAGCTCAGCTGGTTAGAGCGTCTGCTCGACATGCAGAAGGTCACAAGTTCGAATCTTGTGCCGTCCACAAATAAAACTCCGCATCATTGCGGAGTTTTTTGATTCACATTTATTGCAAATGCTCTACTTGTAAAAAGTTCTTGATAAAGATCAATATTTTTGATTCTTTGCTTTCATGAGATCGTCATAATTGTCATATTCCGGACCTGCACTACTAGAAGCATTTCCATATTCATCATCGTATTGATTTTGAAATGCATCATTATTCTTGTCCATAGAATCTTGTGCCTCAGACAATCCGTTATTTATCACATTTGTGATAAGCTCTACTGCAAATGACTGGATCAACTCAGAAAAAACATTGCTATCCCCATTGGCCAACGCGTCAAGAGGAAGTGTGACTTGTTGTTTTTGAATTTCTTCCACAACAGAGTTTGGTAACTCCACATCACCATTATCATCATATTGTGGCAATGTTCCCGGGCTTGTTGCCGTAAGCTTTGCTACATCTTGTTCTTGCTGATATTTTGCTACCATTGCCTTATCCATCTCTTGCTTTAACCCTATAGGCGTGTTGACAGGATTAGCCATAATCGCATCAAAACAGAGGTAATTACCATCTGCAAATAATTCACTGGTACTACTGCAAT from Parcubacteria group bacterium includes the following:
- a CDS encoding cytidylate kinase family protein, coding for MIITITGDPGSGKSTIGKKLERDLGYKRYYMGQIRRDAAKKKGMTLEEYNAYGEEHPETDHDVDAYQKKLGDTEDNFIIEGRTSWFLIPQSVKIYIKVDPLEGARRIFSDLSINHGRNEGSNLKSVEDVLASNNKRTRSDDARYKKYYNKDCFDLKNYDFVLDTTHLTPDEAYEKIRQYIISRT
- the ftsH gene encoding ATP-dependent zinc metalloprotease FtsH, which translates into the protein MEKIFKNSSLIIIILLIILMFFALSTGKKESIEKIAITQLSQQINEDKVKTITVKSDGNIRIELRDGTKQETNKEPDASLTETLRNFGVDETRLSSVPITVEVRSGASFWATILIPSVLPILIIGGLIFFMMRQAMRGNNQAMMFGTSRARMIDPKDKKNRTQFKDVAGNKEAKDELIEIVDFLKEPKKFRALGAKIPKGVLLLGRPGTGKTLLARAVAGEAGVPFFSISGSEFVEMFVGVGASRVRDLFKQAKKQSPSIVFIDEIDAVGRQRGTGLGGGHDEREQTLNQILVEMDGFDNQTNVIVVAATNRPDVLDPALLRPGRFDRRVTVELPDIIDRKAILAIHAKDKKTNPDVDLERIAQRTPGFSGADLMNLMNEGALLAGRRNKKSVEMIDIVDSIEKVLLGPAHKNNRMDEKEKEIVAYHEAGHALVGASLENTDPVHKVSIISRGSAGGYTLSVPDRDKSLHSRAYFMDELSVFLGGYVAEELVFKDVTTGPSNDLKRATKMARSIVTQFGMSELGVRTFGKNEDLIFLGREVTEERDYSDKTAETIDIVVAKILAKAKATAEKILIDKRDILDIIAKRLLERETIEKEEFEAIIAGKKPSEDLPKEHIQTV
- a CDS encoding S1 RNA-binding domain-containing protein — translated: MAKTDELLDKIVEEVKASSKAKAEAAAQVKIEKSNPQPEPIVDDMATLLDTDTIKVPHVGDVVEATVIDISASVVLLDIGPIGTGMVIGREAKSGLSADEKLRPGSTVQATVVDLDNDEGYIELSIREASYERAWDDLREKMENKETIMVKMLDANKGGLMVEVNGVVGFLPVSQLSSKNYPRVEDGDKNKILDLLKRLVSQELPVRIIDINQEEEKLIVSEKAALSDRERKAISGLHVGDTITGEVSGVVDFGAFVKFVPAGADLADEDARLEGLIHISELAWQLIDNPREVIKVGDRTEAKIIGIDDTRISLSIKALKEDPWTKITEKYTVGQIYKGKVDKINHFGAFVYLDNDIHGLAHVSEFQEMYPGKKLDEKIALKEEFMWKILSIEPKEHRMGLVLIDEKKMKELESKADAPKEEVAPKK
- the tilS gene encoding tRNA lysidine(34) synthetase TilS, producing the protein MKNLVKHVQNMNALHHMWVDFDTIILGVSGGPDSMCLLDVMIKIAKKEQLTLIVAHINYGLRDNDSQRDQQLVESVAHEHGLPCETLIVDHMTQSNEELWRNIRYNYFEKLRIKYSAQCIMVAHNKNDQAETFLLHLLRGSGLGGLVGMRFVSPNYVIRPLLSVSRDIIITYCKKNNVMYNIDHTNSNPTFARNRIRTRLIPYLQKNYNPQIVSVLARTAEMIAEDIKALDTLVTVFWKTNQEKNTIRFETKDFTHINTALQRHCLMLMIRSLCGTTKNIEKGLIDELRKLILSTKNKNQTFSGKDLKMHRKGDTVIFTCCKS